GCAGGATTAAAGCTGTCTTCCACTGTCATCTCTGTGATGGCATTCACGCATTTCCAAAAACACTGCCCCAGCTGAGTGCTCTTGTGCTTCCAATGGATACTGATAAGAATGCTCCAGCTGCATCCACTACACAACTCGTACTGATTCGGAACAGAGCAGCTGTTGGCAGCTGTTTTCTAAGTACTCAGCATTAGATTCTGGGAAGACGCACACAATTTAGTCTTAAGCCAAAAGGTGCTAAATAAAGACACAATAAAGTCACACCACTGAGTGTATTCAAGCCTACAGCATGTCTCATTTCACTCTGGAAATTTTTActtatattatttattactgcattgttattttaaaaagtcaatttcATCTATGGCTTCCCGGTTACTTCTGAACACAGCCTTCCTAACGGTGAACATCTAAATGGCTTTTGAAACCTGACTGCTTTTTATCCTGAATTGTTTGTCGTTGATTTTAGTGCTTGTGAAAGATGCTAGGTATCTTTCTAACATGAGGAATTGCAGGCTTGAATTTGCATCAGCAATTGAGACACATGCTGTACACATTTTGACACAGCATTGGCAAGAGACTTCTAAAAGTGAGCTACAAGAACACATAGCTGATCAAGCTTCCGTGCTCTCGacattcctcctgctgtgcCTAGCTGTAAATGCAAACTGTGCTGTTAGGTTTGGGATGCAAACACTTGCACACTTGCAATTGGAACAGAACCATTAACCTCAATCCTCTGTGAACACCCACTACATTCCCGAATTGATTGACTGAGTCTAAAATTCAAACCAATGACAGAAATGAGAAGCTTGTATTTCATCACACCCCCTCTGGAAGCATTTAACACAATACATACACACTCCTGTTCTTAAAGTGAAAATCACATCCAAGACAAAATCCATCACAAGCCTTAGTTTACACTTAGAAATGAGGAAGAGACTCACTGGATCCCTGGAAACGATTACTGGCTGACAAACCAGCGGAGCCTTCATTTCAAAGAATTTGAGCCAGTTATTCACATCCTCATCAGTGTTCAGAGGACAGGCAGAAAATTCTGGAGgctacagcaaaaacaaaagctttaagTGAGATGAAGTTACTTATACCAAGACACTTTTTCTCTAGAAACTTTACTTCACCTTTCCCCACCCCACTATTCTGCTCAAATTACTTCTTGCCTTGCAGGAGTTCACCCATTACTGTGTTTCTGCCAGAAACAAAAGTGATCAGAATATTACTTCTTCCACCACAGATGCTTAGTGGGAAAGCTGCTGAAGTGAGGATTATCCTCTTATTATATTTTAGAAGCTCaaatagttgtgttttttttttaaatgtttattgctTTCTGTAAGTATCATCTCAGtgcctgtatttcattttatttcacttcacaaCAGTTCTACAGTTCCTTCTCTAGTTGCCcatggatttaaaaagaaaagatcacagTGTTAAGGCCAAGTAATACAGCATCATTAGTTATGGGATGCCAGTTTTGTAATATCAGCTTCTTAGTTTAATACACTGCTTATCCTAACTGTTcacacataaatttaaaaatacaaagaaaaagtcagGGCAATGAGAGGTTACACCTTGATttatacttctgttttcagaagaatgaagaaagtgATATGAATTGAGAGCAACTTACCATAATGTGAATCTTTGCTTTCCCCTTCTGAATGACAAATGTACCACCCATCCCAACTGGCTTTTCTCCATAGTGCTTCTCTAAAATTTGTCTCAGACAAGAGACAAAATTAAGTTCCCCAGTTCTTCCATTGGCTTTCACTTCAATGACCTGGAGAATAAAGTTATTTCATCACTGCTATCTTCCAGCAACAGCCTGAAACGGTCTGTGAAAGCTGCTCTGAAACTCTCCCACACTCACAACCCAAGatttctgtttcacagcatGACTTTCCCCACAGCTGTTGCTCCATGTCCTTTCAGTACCTGATCAACTTTGTTCAACACTAACTTTGTGAAGGGTACTGGGCCACAAGTCATTTACCCACACATGAAACAGTGGTATAAGCAACCCCCTTCTATCCACCAGCTGGCTTCAGCTCTTAGAAACTCTTAATTGAAAAGATTGCTCAGTTTCCATGCAGTAAACAGCTTTTTTGCTGCTCTGCCAACACTGCTTTGTGCTAGCTGTGCTGGGGGCAATACACCTACAAAAAATAGGTAAGTGCACAGAAATGATTTACGCAAGTCGGTCACTGTACAGCAATAACCTTAAGTCACTGCATGTTTGGACTGGATTTGAATGGATGATTTGTAAGGGAAAAGTTTTACTAAACTAATATTTATTCCTTAAAAATTCAAACGCTTCTCTGTCTCCACCAACTTTTCTCCTTGTTCACCAACAGCAGTTTCTTCCGTTTGGATATTTCTTTCATAGAATTGCTTCTTTACTGTTATCATAGAAAACTGACTTAAGAACATTAAAACATGGATTTCCCTTCAGCCACAAAGCTCTGCAAGCAAAGTCACCTTTGCTCCAAGGACGCACCTTACCAGGTTGGCCCTCACTGGCATAAAGATTGGCCAACAGCCCAAACTCGCAGTCAGTGTATTTACTGCTGTACTTCTCGAGCAGGCACCCTTTATCTGCAGGATTTATCTGAGCGATGTAGCTCCCATTTACAGCAGGCTTCTTATCACTCTGAGCTTGAACAATAGGGATAAGCTGAGAAAAAGAACATGTAACATAAGTCAAAATAAGTTAATAAGAACATGTAAGAGTCAGTAAAATGAACGTAAATTTAAGTGTTGGACCATGATCCCAAGAAATAATCCCCTTCATTACATGCCCTTCATCTCTCAGCATGAGGAAAATGTGCTAATTTTTTAACGCAACAGAACCTccagaaatcatttttactttctctgaagAGTTAAACgtaatgttttctgaagatgaatATTAGTGTTAAAGAAGTCCAGCCTTTGACATCTGAGCCCTGCCATGCAGGTATTGGAATTCTACATAATACCTTCTCGAGTTGTACCTTAACAAGCACTACTACAGTGGTCCAAATTCAGTGCTGGGATAGTCTATCTCATCTGCCAATAAATTAATCAAAAGGGGATGGCAAGGCCAGGGATCTATGCTTGAAAGGGCTCTGACTAACCAAAAGCCTCCAGAGGCAGTAGTTTTTGTCTCCTGCCTCTCTTGCAGGTAAACGTTTTGTATGtggaaactttaaaatgtaGAATGGTAAAACAAAGTCACTCAAGAAGGCAAAAGACAGGAGGCATTTCAAAGGTATTTAGAGGTAACTCAGACATTTCTAAAACGTGTCATCAATCAGTTTcaagaaaatcatgttttctgtgtgcttcaAATCAATCACATGCTTTCTGGAAACTACAAGTTAAAAATCAATTTGTATTATATCGATAGTATGTATCTCATCTAATTCCTCCTCATGTGGTTTATGTACTTTTGGCATGAAAGGTTTACATTAAATGATCATTTTGTTGTAAATAGGAAACGCCGAGCATGATACTGCTCTACTATTTTGATACTTCCACAAATTCATTGAGAACTGTCACACTTTTTGTTACTGACCTCAGCATTTACACCAAGAATCCTAGAtgaagcagctccagctccaagAATGAAGGCTCCAGGTAGCTCTATGTCTTTTGCAACTGTATTGAGATCATAAACCTGCAAGAGACACAAACCTTTGATTGCGGTGTTGTGCTCTGATCTGGAGTTACCATTCTGTTCACTGTAACCTCTGGATGCATTTCATTCACAACACCTCATTGATATTTTGGATAATTAGGATGAATACAGTTCCCAAGTCTGAACAACACAACATTTAGTAGTAACAGATTGGGTATAGCCCTGACCATTTTGTGAAACAGAGAGTCTGCCTGTATGTTCCCCTGCCATTTACCAAAAACTGAATTATTGTTTCTattgaaaattgtatttgtataaaataaaaaagaaatcacatggAAGAGAATATCATATAGAGACAGATAGGGCCAGGTTTCAGAAAGGAAGCATGATGTTCTTGGAAAAGAACACTAACGCGAGTCTAGTGTTGgcttgaaaatgcaaataaatgcagCCAGTTTTTACAAAGAAGCATGGCTGTGACTTGAAATCACTGACTTCAACAAACCGTATATAAACACACAGACAAGCCCTTTGTTTAGTATTTCTTTCCATGGCTCCTGtcacaaattgtttgctttCAATACTATCTGGTATTTGAAAGCAGGAGAAGATGAACTACCAGATACTAGACAGTATATGAAATTTTTGCTAAGATCTGTAAGATTTCCTGATATGGTCTGTGCTTAAGACACATCAGAATCAATCTAACACAACACTGAAAACTAACTTTCTTACACAAGTGGAATCTTATAGTACCCATTAgtccttggttttgtttttatttcaacaagatattccttttctattaaaaatgtatttaaaccccacagctacagaaaaatactcactttttctttctgtacaacGGGTACAAGGTAAGGAACACCTCCCACATCTGCTATTCTAGGCTTTCCACAGATTCCTGGAAGAATACAGCCAGTTAGCTtggtaaaatgttttctgtgaaattcttATGTAAGCACACAGTCTACTGCACCAAAGAACTGGTTCCTCAAACTTCTTCAGAAAGTCAGACTCAAACTTTAGAAGGGATGCATGACCTTCTCATGGTGCTTCTTTACCTACGTTGATGACAGTGAATTCAGATGAGTAGAACAGATGACATGAGGCATCTGTCTTCTAGACAGCTAATGTCAAAGACAATGAATCCCATTCAAAATAAGACAGTTTCATTTCACAGACAAACATGGATGGCAGGAATTTACACCAAATGGAAGTGCAGCTCCTTAGGTTCAGATAGTGATTGTCATGGatcaaaaacatttctccagctggaagataacttcatttcaaaacctttggagtttaataaataaagcttaTTTCCTAAGTGTGTATTGCAATCATaggttaagaaagaaaatgatgacaAGCACTTGAATGATTTGTCCTTGTTCGTACATCAACTAGACAGCAAATCCAAGAGTAAAATGTAGCTTTCCTCTCATGCGTATTCTGTAACTGAAAAATGACTTAAGCTCTCCTAACATCTCTAGAAGATCAAAACCAAGTACAATCAGGTAGCAAGAACTGCAGAAGTCTTTGTGGAAGACAGGAATGCTAGGTTACCTTTAACAGGAAAGTTGAAAGGTTCCTGAGTCAGATCAGGACAGTCTATAACAGAGACTTGAGCATCAGCAAAGTTTTCTTTAAGCCCTTTCTgcaaaactgtaataaaaaaaagtaatggcaAAGTTATTGGCAATGAAACATTGCTGAGGGGTTGACAAGTTAACTaacagcacaaaatatttttaggcttTATTTCAGCAAGATACTTTCAAGAACACATACTTTAagtaaatctattttaaatctaTTGATTTAAATGTTAGTGCCTATAAGCGCATTGTTTCTCAAGCCAGAACACTGGAGAAGATCAAGAGCTTGTTCAGAGAATTATTAGTTACCACCTTAATTATGAATTTTACAAAGCTTTTAATTGACGTACCGTAGCTGTGAAGTAACATGTATAACCTTAAACTAcattcagcagtgtttttgCTTCACAAGGGCAGGAAATTATGATCACAGTCAAGTATATGAGAGCAAAGGAGGAAGTAAGTTTTAGCTGACAAGGCAATGACTTTTTGAAATACATGAACTAGACTGTTTGCAATTGCTTGATTATAATCTCCAGACACCGTCTGGAAGCGTCTGCTCTTACAGGATATTGCCTGTCACGTTTCCATTCACATGAAGATTATCTGGCAAGATTTTTtagggggaaggggaggtgtcatttgttttaaagaacagcatataaaaaaacagtgcttttctttACATCCTAGCGTACTAACAGCAAGAACATTCTGCATGTATTAGAGGATATGataaaagctttaaagaaagtttGAAGAGCACATTTTCAGTTCATAATAAGTTATACTCTCTGCATGACTTACCTCCAGCAAGCTCCTCCAGGCTTGGAACATGAAAAGCAAACCTTTCAACTTTGGCCATTTGCTGATTGTTACTGATTTCTTCAGGTAAGAAATATATTATCACACACTGTAGAAGTGACTGATCTGTCAACAAGGGTAATGGTTTAGTGATTAAAACAGTCTGTTTTCAATAcataacttatttttcaaattcatgCAAGAATACATAGACAACAGTAGAATCGCAATTATGTCTTCAAGGGAAAGACTAACAGCTTCAAGGTTACTGTTAATTTTCTTATGTGCTTTGGAAGAAGccataatttattttgcaagaaaactgGGCTTTTCTAAAGCACGCTAGTTGCCTCCCCAGGTCTTCCCTACGTTAATGTTTACTCTTTCAAGCATCGGTTACTGCGGACTTTCAACCTTGGCTGTGACATGGTCTCCACTTGCTTATGGGCACGTGCTTCCCTTTCCAGAGGGAAACAGGCTAGCAGCAcatctcaaaacagaaaacaacagcagcaagttCTACCGTTCTGGGCTCTGTATGGGTACAGAGCCCATAACAAAAAGTTCTGTTTGGAACATAAGTGTAATAGTCCATTTTGAAATGAGCTATATTTCAGGTAGCCTTGCAACAGCAATGTCAGCTACTAGGGCAAACCACCAGCTCTGGGCACAAATATCTGATTATATGCTATCTATAATTCAGCCACAGCAATCATTAACTCCTTAGGCACGTGTTTGCTgcacacaacagaaaaagaaaatgggccCCACTCATCCAGATCTCAGGTTTTGtgggaaaaaatcaaacaaaaaaaattgcattccCAGATCTCACAGAGCTTTTGTTACAAAGGACTATGACACGAGATACCTGCTAATGTATACTTTTagcttctgttaaaaataaattcctagcTTTTAcgattgaaaaaatattaaaaaaagaaaaaacaaaaccaaaccacaactGTCCTTATACAACTGTCCTCTTGAGTCTGCACTGCTGTTGCAAGCagtagagaaaggaagaaagaaagctaTCTGTGTATAGTAAATTTCGTCCTAGTTGGTCTTATCCATCTCCATGAGTGACCCTCTCCCTTCTTTGGCTTGTGGAAGAGAAGGTACCAGACTGGATTTGGCGCCTCTGGTAGAAGCCTACCAACAGATGGATTGCATCCAACTCCAGGACTTTAAGTGTGCACTGAACACAAGAAAGGGAGTAATTTAATCAGAGAAAGAGTGAAGATGACTTTGGCAGCATTGTTTTAAGTCAACCTCATCCCCTCAAGAACCTTTTGTCACATCCAGAAGGAAGCTGTGCCAGAACTCAAGACACCAGTtggaaaaatcatgaaatagATTGAGAAGACAGGCTAGACCTGGTATTGTGCAAAAGACTGGGG
This genomic window from Cygnus olor isolate bCygOlo1 chromosome 1, bCygOlo1.pri.v2, whole genome shotgun sequence contains:
- the C1H11orf54 gene encoding ester hydrolase C11orf54 homolog isoform X1 → MDGGWEGRARGVMEGVAVPPPGSPVGGGTPWEAVVGAGALPVSQRGPARSYLVAQPETGAAAELSPLAVGLWRSAGRADQSLLQCVIIYFLPEEISNNQQMAKVERFAFHVPSLEELAGVLQKGLKENFADAQVSVIDCPDLTQEPFNFPVKGICGKPRIADVGGVPYLVPVVQKEKVYDLNTVAKDIELPGAFILGAGAASSRILGVNAELIPIVQAQSDKKPAVNGSYIAQINPADKGCLLEKYSSKYTDCEFGLLANLYASEGQPGKVIEVKANGRTGELNFVSCLRQILEKHYGEKPVGMGGTFVIQKGKAKIHIMPPEFSACPLNTDEDVNNWLKFFEMKAPLVCQPVIVSRDPGFDLRTEHTHCFSAHGEGGHYHNDTTPDSVQYCGYFLPAELLFRIDRPKETHMVGRD
- the C1H11orf54 gene encoding ester hydrolase C11orf54 homolog isoform X2 codes for the protein MAKVERFAFHVPSLEELAGVLQKGLKENFADAQVSVIDCPDLTQEPFNFPVKGICGKPRIADVGGVPYLVPVVQKEKVYDLNTVAKDIELPGAFILGAGAASSRILGVNAELIPIVQAQSDKKPAVNGSYIAQINPADKGCLLEKYSSKYTDCEFGLLANLYASEGQPGKVIEVKANGRTGELNFVSCLRQILEKHYGEKPVGMGGTFVIQKGKAKIHIMPPEFSACPLNTDEDVNNWLKFFEMKAPLVCQPVIVSRDPGFDLRTEHTHCFSAHGEGGHYHNDTTPDSVQYCGYFLPAELLFRIDRPKETHMVGRD